In Rhodothermus bifroesti, a single genomic region encodes these proteins:
- a CDS encoding elongation factor G, producing MKVYEAKHIRNVALVGHQGSGKTMLAEAMLFTAGVLSRMGSIEEGNTASDYHPSEKERGMSVFTSLLHVPWQEHKINVLDTPGYLDFAGEVLAALRVADLAIYVMNAVEGVQVGTELAWTYGLQRSIPSMFVLNHIDHAESDFRTLVAQIKERFGRGATVLQIPAGTGSRAIIDVLLMKQLIYPKGGPPVETEIDPAFREEAEALHMALIEDIAENDERLMELYFEKGTLTEDEMRLGLRTAVLHRQLFPIFVTSATEQIGIPRLLSFLVNVAPSPADMPPAPLENGGTLKADPSGPPVAFVFRTMAEPHVGDFSYLRVYSGTLEQGMDLENAQTGALERLATLYVMNGHHREGVPRMVAGDLGATVKLRDTHTNNTLRPKGTAFVLPKIHFPEPRYAVAVRPLREGDEDKMMQGMHQLVEEDPSLQIIQDPLLRQIVLAGQGEMHLEIARFRLKNRFGVEIEFVKPKVAYRETIQTSARTAYRHKKQTGGAGQFADISVHVEPLTEPFVPPSDITVRGEVTAETPWGARVHFVDAIVGGVIDMKRFFGAIQKGVLEAMQNGPIAGYPVGDVRVIIYHGGMHPVDSNEAAFRTAARMAFREAFKKAQPVLLEPIDEVEVMVPEAFTGDVMGDLNTRRARIQGIETEGVFQKIRALVPEAELYRYATTLRSLTQGRGIHRARFSHYEPMPRHVQDKVVAEAEAMQEA from the coding sequence ATGAAAGTCTATGAGGCCAAGCATATCCGAAACGTCGCTTTGGTAGGCCATCAAGGTAGTGGCAAAACCATGCTGGCCGAAGCTATGCTTTTTACAGCCGGTGTGCTGTCGCGCATGGGTTCGATTGAAGAAGGCAACACGGCCAGTGATTATCATCCCAGTGAAAAAGAGCGCGGCATGTCGGTGTTTACCTCCCTGCTGCATGTGCCTTGGCAGGAGCATAAAATCAATGTGCTCGACACACCCGGCTATCTGGATTTTGCAGGTGAAGTACTGGCGGCACTGCGCGTGGCCGACCTGGCTATTTACGTGATGAATGCCGTCGAAGGGGTGCAAGTAGGTACTGAGTTGGCTTGGACCTACGGCTTGCAGCGCAGCATCCCTTCGATGTTTGTGCTGAACCATATCGATCATGCGGAATCCGATTTTCGGACACTTGTGGCGCAGATTAAAGAGCGCTTTGGCCGAGGAGCAACGGTGCTGCAGATTCCGGCTGGCACGGGCTCAAGGGCCATTATCGATGTACTGCTCATGAAACAGCTAATTTACCCCAAAGGCGGGCCTCCAGTCGAAACCGAAATTGATCCGGCTTTCCGTGAAGAAGCCGAAGCCCTACATATGGCGCTTATTGAAGACATTGCAGAAAACGATGAAAGGTTAATGGAGCTGTACTTTGAAAAAGGTACGCTCACCGAAGATGAGATGCGGCTAGGGTTGCGGACGGCCGTGCTGCACCGGCAGCTCTTTCCGATTTTTGTGACCAGTGCTACAGAGCAGATTGGAATCCCTCGACTGCTGAGCTTCTTGGTGAATGTGGCACCTTCACCTGCCGACATGCCACCTGCGCCCTTAGAAAATGGGGGTACTTTGAAGGCGGATCCTTCAGGGCCGCCGGTAGCTTTTGTCTTTCGCACCATGGCGGAGCCGCATGTGGGCGACTTTTCCTACCTTCGGGTCTACTCGGGCACGCTGGAGCAGGGCATGGACCTAGAAAATGCCCAGACAGGTGCACTAGAACGCCTGGCTACGCTCTACGTCATGAACGGTCACCATCGCGAAGGGGTCCCCCGAATGGTGGCTGGCGACTTGGGCGCTACGGTCAAGCTGCGTGACACGCACACCAACAACACGCTACGGCCCAAAGGAACTGCGTTTGTGCTCCCGAAAATTCATTTTCCAGAGCCGCGCTACGCCGTGGCCGTACGTCCCTTGCGTGAAGGCGATGAAGACAAGATGATGCAAGGAATGCACCAACTTGTGGAAGAGGATCCTTCGCTGCAGATCATCCAAGATCCGCTCTTGCGACAAATCGTGCTGGCGGGACAAGGGGAGATGCACTTGGAAATTGCCCGCTTTCGGCTTAAAAATCGCTTTGGAGTCGAAATCGAGTTTGTTAAGCCCAAAGTGGCCTATCGAGAGACCATTCAGACCAGTGCGCGCACGGCTTACCGCCATAAAAAACAAACCGGTGGCGCCGGGCAGTTTGCCGACATCTCGGTGCACGTTGAGCCGCTTACAGAGCCTTTTGTGCCGCCTTCGGATATCACGGTGCGTGGCGAGGTAACAGCCGAAACGCCCTGGGGGGCACGGGTGCATTTTGTTGATGCCATTGTAGGTGGCGTGATCGACATGAAACGCTTTTTTGGAGCTATCCAAAAAGGCGTCTTAGAAGCAATGCAAAACGGCCCGATTGCAGGCTATCCGGTAGGCGACGTGCGTGTGATTATTTACCACGGCGGTATGCACCCGGTCGATTCCAACGAGGCCGCCTTTCGCACGGCTGCCCGAATGGCTTTTCGCGAGGCTTTCAAAAAAGCACAACCCGTACTCCTAGAACCCATCGATGAGGTCGAAGTGATGGTGCCCGAAGCTTTTACTGGGGACGTAATGGGGGACCTCAACACGCGTCGGGCACGCATTCAAGGCATTGAGACCGAAGGCGTCTTCCAAAAAATCAGAGCTTTGGTCCCAGAGGCCGAGCTGTACCGCTATGCCACAACACTGCGCTCCCTAACCCAAGGACGAGGGATCCATCGGGCGCGCTTTAGTCACTACGAGCCTATGCCTCGTCACGTGCAGGATAAGGTGGTGGCCGAGGCGGAAGCCATGCAAGAAGCCTAA
- the tsaB gene encoding tRNA (adenosine(37)-N6)-threonylcarbamoyltransferase complex dimerization subunit type 1 TsaB translates to MKSLLLALETATEVCSVALLNGDSLYFEATLQQGRIHAERLAPLIATALEHSGVQAAELQAVAVSMGPGSYTGLRVGVSTAKGLCEATNAALIGVPTLEALAASVMPYAEPEDVIIPLLNSRRSEVYAAAYRIGPENTLHPLAKAVAYEAAELASWLEALGLNGRLHLVGEGTTRVAPYLPKQPGLRLLDPHTHLMRAFWVGRLGWRRYQQGQIADVASFEPLYLKDFVVNRATPQASLTS, encoded by the coding sequence ATGAAATCGCTGCTTTTAGCGCTAGAAACAGCCACGGAGGTGTGCAGCGTGGCGCTGCTCAACGGTGACAGCTTGTACTTTGAGGCTACGCTACAGCAAGGGCGGATCCACGCCGAAAGACTGGCTCCTTTGATTGCTACCGCACTCGAACATAGCGGCGTTCAAGCAGCTGAGCTGCAGGCTGTGGCGGTGTCGATGGGTCCAGGATCGTACACCGGGCTCCGCGTAGGTGTCAGTACGGCAAAAGGGCTTTGCGAAGCCACAAACGCAGCGCTTATAGGCGTACCCACGCTTGAGGCCTTGGCTGCCTCGGTTATGCCGTATGCTGAGCCCGAAGATGTCATTATTCCGCTGCTGAACTCTCGGCGTAGCGAAGTGTATGCTGCAGCCTATCGGATTGGCCCAGAAAACACATTGCACCCTCTGGCCAAAGCTGTGGCCTATGAGGCCGCAGAGCTGGCCAGCTGGCTTGAGGCATTAGGCCTTAACGGCCGACTACACCTGGTCGGCGAAGGTACAACACGCGTAGCTCCCTACCTACCGAAGCAACCGGGGCTCCGCTTGCTGGACCCTCATACGCACTTGATGCGCGCCTTTTGGGTGGGCCGCTTAGGATGGAGGCGCTACCAGCAAGGACAGATTGCAGACGTAGCGTCGTTTGAACCCTTGTACCTGAAGGATTTTGTCGTAAACCGCGCTACGCCGCAGGCATCCCTAACCTCCTAA
- the accD gene encoding acetyl-CoA carboxylase, carboxyltransferase subunit beta, with product MAWFKRKTQGILTARDEQNDFPEGQWAKCPTCGHILHRRALDDHAKVCPKCGYHFPMTSLEYFRLLFDEGRFVLHDQHLTSADPLGFVDRKPYTVRIEEARKQTGLNEAAQRATGTIGGYAVSAAALDFRFIGGSMGSVVGEIVARAIQTAYTERIPLLIISQSGGARMMEGILSLMQMAKTAALLTRLDEARVPYISLMSNPTTGGVTASFAMLGDINLAEPGALIGFAGPRVIRQTIGQDLPPGFQSAEFLREHGFIDDVVDRRQLRRYLIHLLDLLCEPAGLPLPKDTSTS from the coding sequence ATGGCCTGGTTTAAACGCAAAACCCAAGGCATTCTTACCGCACGCGATGAGCAGAACGACTTTCCCGAAGGCCAGTGGGCCAAATGCCCCACGTGTGGCCACATCCTGCATCGGAGAGCGCTGGATGACCACGCAAAGGTTTGTCCCAAGTGCGGCTATCACTTCCCGATGACCAGCTTAGAGTACTTCCGCCTGCTGTTCGACGAAGGGCGGTTTGTACTACACGATCAACACTTAACGTCGGCCGACCCGCTAGGCTTTGTAGACCGCAAGCCGTACACGGTTCGGATTGAAGAAGCCCGAAAGCAGACTGGGCTTAACGAAGCTGCTCAGCGGGCAACCGGTACCATCGGGGGATACGCCGTATCGGCTGCGGCGCTTGACTTTCGCTTTATCGGCGGCTCGATGGGATCGGTTGTAGGAGAGATTGTGGCCCGCGCTATTCAGACGGCTTACACCGAACGCATCCCGCTACTAATCATCTCGCAAAGCGGGGGAGCGCGCATGATGGAAGGCATTCTAAGCCTGATGCAGATGGCCAAGACCGCTGCCTTGCTCACCCGATTGGATGAAGCCCGCGTGCCCTACATCTCATTGATGAGCAACCCGACAACCGGAGGTGTAACGGCTTCATTTGCCATGTTGGGCGATATTAACCTAGCTGAGCCTGGAGCGCTGATCGGCTTTGCGGGACCACGTGTCATTCGGCAAACCATCGGGCAGGACCTACCGCCTGGCTTTCAAAGCGCTGAATTTCTGCGAGAGCATGGCTTTATTGACGATGTGGTTGACCGGCGTCAGTTGCGGCGCTATTTGATACATCTGCTCGACTTGCTGTGCGAGCCTGCAGGCTTGCCCTTGCCGAAGGACACCTCTACGTCGTAG